One genomic segment of Devosia sp. includes these proteins:
- a CDS encoding aldehyde dehydrogenase family protein: MNKIAQIFDSLDYGPAPEAPDQAIAWLDGHGRKFGHFIDGKWTKPGKTFNADNPATGASLAAITDGSAEDVDKAVKAARAAFKGWSALSGYERGKYLYAIARLIQKHSRLFAVLETMDNGKPIRESRDADIPLAARHFYHHAGWATHLERAFPDHVPYGVCGQIIPWNFPLLMLAWKIAPALAAGNTVVLKPAEFTSLTALLFAEICERAGLPKGVVNIVTGEGDTGAAIVNHPGIDKIAFTGSTEVGKIIRAATAGTGKGLSLELGGKSPYVVFEDADLDSAVEGLVEAIWFNQGQVCCAGSRLLVQESIEARFIAKIKARMAKLRVGDPLDKSVDIGALVAPVQVERIKDLMKKGAAEGAEIYEPDGTLPAKGCFLKPALVTNVSPANTLVAEEIFGPVLVAMSFRTPEEAVALANNTRYGLAATIWSENINLALDIAPKIKAGVVWINGTNNFDAAVGFGGYKESGFGREGGREGMASYLKPSWEKALKAAPASAAPAKAANNPLDAGGLDQTAKMYIGGKQARPDSGYNRPVLNGKGDLVGEVGEGNRKDIRNAVEAARGALGWGSTAAHARAQILYFLAENLDYRRDEFAARIKAQTGQDGGAEVAQAVERLFAFAGWADKYDGAVHNPPMRAVAAAMVEPLGVLGVVAPENRPLLGSIALIAPALAMGNTVVLVPSERAPLSITDLYQVLETSDVPNGVVNIVTGDAVSLAKTLAEHDGVDGLWYAGSAEGSTMVEKASVGNLKQTWTSRGLDFDLSDPRFAGDYFLARATQVKNVWIPYGA, translated from the coding sequence ATGAACAAGATCGCGCAAATCTTCGATAGCCTCGATTATGGACCGGCACCCGAGGCGCCGGATCAGGCGATTGCCTGGCTGGATGGCCATGGCCGCAAGTTCGGTCATTTCATCGATGGCAAGTGGACCAAGCCGGGCAAGACCTTCAACGCCGACAACCCGGCCACCGGTGCCTCGCTCGCCGCCATCACCGATGGCAGCGCCGAGGATGTCGACAAGGCGGTCAAGGCGGCGCGGGCGGCGTTCAAGGGCTGGTCGGCCCTGTCCGGCTATGAGCGCGGCAAGTATCTCTACGCCATCGCCCGCCTGATCCAGAAACACTCGCGCCTGTTCGCCGTCCTCGAAACCATGGACAATGGCAAGCCCATTCGCGAGAGCCGCGATGCCGATATTCCGCTGGCGGCGCGCCATTTCTACCATCACGCCGGCTGGGCCACGCATCTGGAACGCGCCTTCCCCGACCATGTGCCCTACGGCGTCTGCGGGCAGATCATTCCGTGGAACTTTCCACTGCTGATGCTGGCCTGGAAGATTGCCCCGGCCCTGGCTGCCGGCAATACGGTGGTGCTGAAGCCCGCCGAATTCACCTCGCTGACGGCGCTGCTCTTTGCTGAAATCTGCGAGCGCGCAGGCCTGCCCAAGGGCGTCGTCAATATCGTCACCGGCGAGGGCGACACTGGCGCTGCCATCGTCAATCACCCCGGCATCGACAAGATCGCCTTCACCGGCTCGACCGAGGTCGGCAAGATCATCCGCGCCGCGACGGCCGGAACCGGCAAGGGGCTGAGCCTCGAGCTGGGCGGCAAATCGCCTTACGTGGTGTTCGAGGACGCCGACCTCGACTCCGCCGTAGAGGGCCTGGTGGAAGCCATCTGGTTCAACCAGGGCCAGGTGTGTTGCGCCGGATCGCGCCTGCTTGTGCAGGAGAGCATCGAAGCCCGCTTTATCGCCAAGATCAAGGCGCGCATGGCCAAGCTCAGGGTCGGTGACCCGCTCGACAAGTCCGTCGATATCGGCGCGCTGGTTGCCCCGGTGCAGGTTGAACGCATCAAGGACCTGATGAAAAAGGGCGCTGCCGAAGGCGCCGAAATCTATGAACCCGATGGGACGCTGCCGGCCAAGGGTTGTTTCCTCAAGCCGGCTCTGGTGACCAATGTCTCGCCAGCCAATACACTGGTGGCCGAGGAAATCTTCGGGCCCGTGCTGGTGGCCATGAGCTTCCGCACGCCCGAGGAGGCGGTCGCCCTGGCCAACAATACCCGCTACGGGCTGGCCGCCACCATCTGGAGTGAGAATATCAACCTGGCGCTCGACATCGCGCCCAAGATCAAGGCCGGCGTGGTCTGGATCAACGGCACCAATAATTTCGACGCCGCGGTCGGTTTCGGCGGTTACAAGGAAAGCGGTTTCGGGCGCGAAGGCGGCCGCGAAGGCATGGCGAGTTATCTCAAGCCAAGCTGGGAAAAGGCGCTGAAAGCGGCTCCCGCCAGCGCGGCGCCCGCCAAGGCCGCGAACAACCCGCTCGATGCCGGCGGTCTCGACCAGACGGCCAAGATGTATATCGGCGGCAAGCAGGCGCGGCCCGACAGCGGCTACAATCGCCCGGTGCTCAATGGCAAGGGCGACCTGGTGGGCGAGGTCGGCGAGGGCAATCGCAAGGATATCCGCAATGCCGTGGAAGCGGCGCGCGGCGCTCTCGGCTGGGGCTCGACGGCGGCCCATGCCCGGGCGCAGATCCTTTATTTCCTCGCTGAAAATCTCGATTATCGCCGCGACGAATTTGCCGCGCGCATCAAGGCGCAGACAGGCCAGGATGGCGGTGCCGAAGTCGCCCAGGCCGTCGAGCGGCTCTTCGCCTTTGCCGGCTGGGCAGACAAATATGACGGTGCGGTGCATAACCCGCCCATGCGCGCCGTGGCTGCGGCCATGGTCGAACCGCTGGGCGTTCTGGGCGTGGTGGCACCCGAGAACCGGCCGCTGCTCGGGTCCATTGCGCTGATCGCGCCGGCCTTGGCCATGGGCAATACGGTGGTGCTGGTGCCATCCGAGCGTGCGCCGCTGTCGATTACCGATCTCTATCAGGTGCTCGAAACCTCGGACGTGCCCAATGGCGTGGTCAATATCGTGACCGGCGATGCAGTGAGTCTGGCCAAGACCCTGGCCGAGCACGATGGCGTCGACGGACTCTGGTATGCCGGATCGGCCGAGGGGTCGACCATGGTCGAGAAGGCCTCGGTCGGCAATCTCAAGCAGACCTGGACCAGCCGAGGGCTGGATTTCGACCTGTCCGATCCGCGCTTTGCCGGGGACTATTTCCTGGCCCGGGCGACGCAGGTCAAGAATGTCTGGATTCCGTACGGGGCTTAG
- the deoA gene encoding thymidine phosphorylase, translating to MVFLPQEVIIRKRNGEALAASEIADFIAGFAGGSVSHAQAAAFAMAVYFNDMGMDERVALTLAMRDSGTVLDWSDLDGPVADKHSTGGVGDNVSLMLAPILAALGIYVPMISGRGLGHTGGTLDKFDAIPGYQTSPDNALFRKVVRETGCAIIGQTADLAPADKTLYAIRDVTGTVESIALITASILSKKLAAGLGALILDVKTGSGAFMPTLEASRNLAESLVTVANGAGLKTGALITDMNEPLATAAGNGLEVRNAVDFLTGAHQDPRLKQVTLALCAELVLMTDKAASLEAAQDAVAGALDSGRAAEHFERMVAGLGGPADFVERMDSHLAPAPIVRDVFAEGQGTVAAVDTRGVGMAVVALGGGRATPTDTIDHRVGFDRLAGLGTVLDGRTPIARIHAKDEASAAEAEKRLKAAYRLGERAEKHALIADSVPPTQ from the coding sequence ATGGTCTTCCTTCCCCAAGAAGTCATCATCAGAAAACGCAATGGCGAGGCGCTTGCGGCTTCCGAGATCGCGGACTTCATCGCCGGATTTGCCGGCGGCAGCGTCTCCCATGCCCAGGCGGCGGCTTTCGCCATGGCGGTCTATTTCAACGACATGGGCATGGACGAGCGGGTGGCGCTGACGCTGGCCATGCGCGACAGCGGCACGGTGCTCGACTGGTCGGACCTGGATGGCCCGGTTGCCGACAAGCACTCGACCGGCGGCGTGGGTGACAATGTGAGCCTGATGCTGGCGCCGATCCTGGCGGCGCTGGGCATTTATGTGCCGATGATCTCCGGGCGTGGGCTCGGCCATACCGGCGGCACGCTCGACAAGTTCGATGCCATTCCCGGCTATCAGACCAGCCCGGACAATGCCCTGTTCCGCAAGGTGGTGCGCGAGACCGGCTGCGCCATTATCGGCCAGACGGCGGACCTCGCGCCCGCCGACAAGACGCTTTACGCCATTCGCGACGTGACCGGCACGGTGGAATCCATTGCGCTGATCACGGCGTCCATCCTGTCCAAGAAACTGGCTGCCGGGCTCGGCGCTCTGATCCTCGACGTCAAGACCGGTTCCGGCGCCTTCATGCCGACGTTGGAGGCATCGCGAAACCTGGCCGAGAGCCTGGTGACGGTGGCCAATGGCGCCGGCCTCAAGACCGGGGCGCTGATCACCGACATGAATGAACCGCTGGCTACGGCCGCCGGCAATGGGCTGGAAGTGCGCAATGCCGTCGATTTCCTGACCGGGGCCCACCAGGACCCGCGGTTGAAGCAGGTGACGCTGGCGCTGTGCGCCGAACTGGTGCTCATGACCGACAAGGCCGCATCACTGGAGGCGGCGCAGGACGCCGTCGCCGGGGCGCTGGATTCCGGCCGGGCGGCGGAGCATTTCGAACGGATGGTTGCCGGGCTCGGTGGGCCAGCCGATTTCGTCGAGCGGATGGATAGCCACCTGGCACCAGCGCCCATTGTGCGCGACGTGTTTGCCGAGGGGCAGGGCACGGTTGCGGCCGTGGATACACGCGGCGTCGGCATGGCGGTCGTGGCGCTCGGGGGCGGGCGGGCTACGCCCACGGACACAATCGATCACCGTGTCGGGTTCGACCGGCTGGCCGGTCTCGGCACCGTGCTCGATGGCAGGACGCCGATCGCGCGTATTCACGCCAAGGACGAGGCCAGTGCGGCAGAGGCAGAAAAGCGGTTGAAGGCCGCCTATCGCCTTGGTGAGCGGGCGGAGAAACATGCGCTGATTGCCGACTCCGTCCCGCCGACCCAGTAA
- a CDS encoding phosphopentomutase encodes MPRAIVCLLDSVGIGGAPDAASYGDTGANTVGHIAEWAATGKADRAGLREGPLRVPNMDAMGLGAAVKLSSGSLPPGLSETPRGGRFGVGREVSKGKDTPSGHWEIAGVPVPFEWGYFPQTVPTFPPDLIAEFIRRAELPGILGDKHASGTDIIAELGEEHIRTGKPICYTSVDSVFQIAAHESHFGLERLYDICRIAFELTEPLKIGRVIARPFVGEDQKTFKRTGNRRDFAISPPEPTLLDRNAVAGNQVIAIGKISDIYAGSGVTHKLKGTGIPQLFDRTLEAMEMAADRAFIMTNFVDFDSEYGHRRDVPGYAAALELFDARLPEIIAAMRHDDLLVLTADHGNDPTWPGTDHTREQVPILVFSPALTPGEIGIRSTFADIGESIAAWLGLAPGRHGKSFL; translated from the coding sequence ATGCCCCGCGCCATTGTCTGCCTGCTCGATAGCGTCGGAATTGGCGGTGCGCCGGATGCTGCGTCCTATGGCGATACCGGGGCCAATACGGTTGGCCACATCGCCGAATGGGCGGCCACGGGCAAGGCTGACCGGGCGGGCCTGCGCGAGGGGCCTTTGCGCGTGCCCAATATGGATGCAATGGGGCTGGGTGCCGCCGTAAAGCTGTCCAGCGGCAGCCTGCCGCCGGGGCTCTCCGAAACGCCTAGGGGCGGCCGCTTCGGGGTCGGCCGGGAGGTCAGCAAGGGCAAGGATACGCCATCCGGCCACTGGGAAATCGCCGGGGTGCCGGTGCCTTTCGAATGGGGTTACTTCCCCCAGACAGTGCCGACTTTCCCGCCCGACCTGATTGCCGAATTCATCCGCCGTGCTGAGCTGCCGGGAATTTTGGGCGACAAGCACGCCTCGGGCACCGATATCATCGCCGAACTGGGCGAAGAGCATATCCGCACCGGCAAGCCGATCTGCTACACCTCGGTGGACTCGGTCTTTCAGATCGCCGCGCATGAAAGCCATTTCGGCCTTGAGCGACTGTATGACATCTGCCGCATCGCCTTCGAGCTGACTGAGCCGCTGAAAATCGGCCGCGTCATTGCCCGGCCATTTGTCGGCGAGGACCAAAAAACGTTCAAGCGCACCGGCAACAGGCGGGACTTTGCCATCTCGCCGCCGGAGCCGACCCTGCTCGACCGCAACGCCGTGGCCGGCAACCAGGTCATCGCCATCGGCAAGATTTCCGACATCTATGCCGGGTCTGGGGTGACCCACAAGCTCAAGGGCACGGGTATTCCGCAGCTGTTCGACCGGACGCTCGAAGCCATGGAAATGGCGGCCGACCGCGCCTTCATCATGACCAATTTCGTCGATTTCGACAGCGAATACGGCCACCGCCGGGACGTGCCGGGCTATGCGGCAGCGCTGGAGCTGTTCGATGCGCGCCTGCCCGAGATCATCGCCGCCATGCGGCACGACGATCTTTTGGTGCTGACCGCCGATCACGGCAATGATCCGACCTGGCCGGGCACCGACCATACCCGCGAACAGGTGCCCATCCTGGTCTTTTCCCCAGCCCTCACGCCGGGGGAGATTGGCATTCGCTCCACCTTCGCCGATATTGGCGAAAGCATTGCCGCCTGGCTCGGTCTCGCACCTGGCCGCCACGGCAAGTCATTCCTTTAG
- the upp gene encoding uracil phosphoribosyltransferase, translated as MGNVTVIDHPLIQHKLTIMRNKETSIAGFRRLLREIAHLMCYEVTRDLELELIDIDTPMSPMKSPAIKGKKLVFASILRAGNGLLDGMLDLVPAARVAHIGMYRDHETLEPVEYYFKAPSSLEDRLIIVVDPMLATANSATAAIEKLKERGANNIRFLCLLAAPEGIKRFEEAHPDVPVYTASIDSHLNEKGYIVPGLGDAGDRMYGTK; from the coding sequence GTGGGCAATGTGACGGTCATCGATCATCCGCTGATCCAGCACAAGCTGACCATCATGCGCAACAAGGAGACTTCCATTGCGGGGTTCCGGCGGCTGCTGCGCGAGATTGCACATCTCATGTGTTACGAGGTGACGCGTGACCTGGAGCTGGAACTGATCGATATCGACACCCCGATGTCGCCAATGAAGTCGCCGGCCATCAAGGGCAAGAAACTGGTGTTTGCGTCCATCCTGCGCGCCGGCAATGGCCTTCTGGACGGCATGCTGGACCTGGTGCCCGCCGCGCGCGTCGCCCATATCGGCATGTATCGCGACCATGAGACGCTCGAGCCAGTGGAATATTACTTCAAGGCGCCCTCGAGCCTCGAGGACCGGTTGATCATCGTGGTCGACCCGATGCTGGCCACCGCCAATTCGGCGACGGCCGCCATCGAAAAGCTCAAGGAACGCGGCGCCAATAATATCCGCTTCCTCTGCCTTTTGGCCGCGCCAGAAGGTATCAAGCGTTTCGAGGAAGCCCATCCCGACGTGCCGGTCTATACCGCCTCGATCGACAGCCATCTCAACGAGAAGGGCTATATCGTGCCGGGCCTGGGTGATGCGGGCGACCGCATGTACGGCACGAAATAG
- a CDS encoding HAD family phosphatase, translated as MHDDTIIPVFDLGGVFVDWNPLYLFRKLFETEEEAVWFHQNICTGDWNLEFDAGELYSEGVAKLVTRFPKYWREIKAFDERWTETFGPFIQGTIDIHNELIDQDIPTFAITNFSWEKWMTRLGEWPFLEKFDGVIVSGLEGLVKPDPRLYRVFCERYGMAPESCVFIDDSEPNIVAARKFGMHGIHFKDPKHLRADLIALGLPLKAK; from the coding sequence ATGCACGACGACACCATCATTCCCGTATTCGACCTGGGCGGCGTTTTCGTCGACTGGAACCCGCTCTACCTGTTCCGGAAACTGTTCGAGACCGAAGAAGAGGCCGTCTGGTTCCACCAGAACATCTGCACGGGCGACTGGAACCTGGAATTCGATGCCGGCGAGCTCTATTCCGAGGGCGTGGCGAAGCTGGTGACGCGTTTCCCGAAATACTGGCGCGAGATCAAGGCTTTCGACGAGCGCTGGACCGAGACCTTCGGCCCGTTCATCCAGGGCACGATCGACATCCACAACGAGTTGATCGATCAGGACATTCCCACCTTCGCCATCACCAATTTCTCCTGGGAGAAATGGATGACCCGGCTGGGCGAGTGGCCCTTCCTCGAAAAATTCGATGGCGTCATCGTTTCGGGGCTCGAGGGCCTGGTCAAACCCGACCCGCGCCTCTACCGCGTCTTCTGCGAGCGCTATGGCATGGCGCCGGAAAGCTGCGTCTTCATCGATGACAGCGAACCCAATATCGTCGCCGCCCGCAAGTTCGGCATGCATGGCATCCATTTCAAGGATCCCAAGCACCTGCGCGCCGATCTCATTGCCCTGGGCCTGCCGCTCAAGGCGAAGTAG